One Pseudomonadota bacterium genomic window, CTCCCTATAGTGCTTTTTGGCGTGTCGCCGTAGTTATGGCCAGGGGCTACTACGGTGTCATCAGGTAGTGTGAAAAGTTTTTTATGAATGGAGGATGTTAGAATATCCGACGACCCGCCAGCAAGATCTGTTCTCCCGACGCCTCCAACAAACAGGGTATCACCCGTGAAAACAATGCCTTTATGATAGAGAGAAATGCTTCCCGGTGAATGACCTGGCGTATGCAATACCTGTAAAGTGGTTTCTCCTATAGCAATTGTATCTCCATCCCTGACAGTTATATCTGCCGGAGGGGAGGGTTCGGCGCTGAACATACTCATCATTTGAGGAGATTGATTGATGAGACTGGTTGACTCCTTTTCATGAATAATAATCTGTGCATTTGTTAAATCGCGCATCCGTCTGTTGCCCATGACATGATCAATGTGTGAGTGTGTGTTTAATATGTATTTTATGGTGTAACCCTTATCCGTTGCTTCCTTTACAATTCTTTCGCACTCCCCTGCGGGGTCGATAATAAGCGCTTCTTTTGTGACCTTACATCCCACAATATATGCAAATACAGCAAATTGTCCCACTTCCATTTGTTTTACAAACATAGCGCCTCCTTGAGCTGTTTATAATAATATGTTTTACTTGGGTTTTCAATTTATTTGATGGAAATGTCCAGGCATGATAAGGTAAAAGTTAATTCTGAATTGCATTGGTGTCAATAAGAGGGTTAGAAAATTGCGAATTGAGAAAAATGCCGTACATCGTACATAGTACATCGTACATCGTGAAAAGCTCTTAACGAAGTACGATGTACGAACGACGGATTTTATTACGGATTACGAATTTCGGAATGGACATAGAAATTGAAAAGAAAAACATAACAAAAAGAATTTGGAGGGGAAGATGAAACCTGTATATATCGAAGCGAGGGACCTGCCTGATGCATGGTTTCAGTGTCTCTATAAACTTTTTGAGGATGAAGGTGTCCATGAATATGTAATAAGCAGGGGCTCTTTTGAAGGCCAGAAGAGGAGAGAATTTGATATTGTTATGATTCATATCAAGTATCCGGGGACTCAACCGCTTATACCGGACATACCTACAGAACTTGGTATTCCGGCGCCTACAAGCATAGAATATGTTGAGGAATACCTTCAATATCTCATGACAGACAAAAAAGCGGATAATGAGCTTTATACCTACGGAGAGAGATTAACCAACCCGAAAGTGTGTATCGAAGGACAGGAATGCACGCTTGGAGTAAACCCTGTTCAGGAAGTCATCAAGATATATAAAGAGGGGAAATTCGGGACAAACCAGGCTATCATGGAAATCGGCATGCCCCAGGACATCCTCGTTGAAGACCCGCCATGTTTGAGGTTAATTGATACCCGTATTACGGATGGGAAACTCCATTTTGTACTCTATTTCAGGAGTTGGGACCTCTGGGCCGGTTTTCCGTCAAATCTTGCAGCCATCCAGATGCTGAAAGAATATATGTGCCATGAAATCGGCGTGGAAGATGGTACGATAACGGCAATCAGCAAGGGACTGCATCTGTATGAGTATACCTTTGACCTTGCCCTGAAACGCCTGCGACGGTAGTAAGGCAGTGAATAGTGAATAGTTTCGGATTGCGGATCTGTTTTTCGCTTGAACCCTTGGTCCCTCGACCCCTTGAACCCTTTTTCGGTTACGAGGAACGAGATACGGTATTATCGTGAACAGTGAACAGTGCATAGTGAATTAAACCGTGTGCATTGAGATCTTGTTGTACGTTTCTTTGATGTGTTTCTGGACAGTCTCAATATTCGAATGTTCTGTTATTATTTC contains:
- a CDS encoding MBL fold metallo-hydrolase, whose product is MFVKQMEVGQFAVFAYIVGCKVTKEALIIDPAGECERIVKEATDKGYTIKYILNTHSHIDHVMGNRRMRDLTNAQIIIHEKESTSLINQSPQMMSMFSAEPSPPADITVRDGDTIAIGETTLQVLHTPGHSPGSISLYHKGIVFTGDTLFVGGVGRTDLAGGSSDILTSSIHKKLFTLPDDTVVAPGHNYGDTPKSTIGREKVYNPYVGQRV
- a CDS encoding thymidylate synthase; this encodes MKPVYIEARDLPDAWFQCLYKLFEDEGVHEYVISRGSFEGQKRREFDIVMIHIKYPGTQPLIPDIPTELGIPAPTSIEYVEEYLQYLMTDKKADNELYTYGERLTNPKVCIEGQECTLGVNPVQEVIKIYKEGKFGTNQAIMEIGMPQDILVEDPPCLRLIDTRITDGKLHFVLYFRSWDLWAGFPSNLAAIQMLKEYMCHEIGVEDGTITAISKGLHLYEYTFDLALKRLRR